A genomic window from Flavobacterium hankyongi includes:
- a CDS encoding MFS transporter gives MSKLLDSYKGLPREVWMFALMTIINRIGAMVVPFLSKYLREDLKFEYLEIGTIMLCFGLGSIIGTILSGRLTNNFSTYKIMVFSMFTSGLILLFMRFIKDFYLLCFVVFLYNVIADMFRPAMTATIKDYVKKKNRVNAFSLVRTASNLAFVISPVIAGFVILTFGYKYLFFIDGLSSIIAILVFVLFVKEKKDLYKIKFTNYKEEEFAFLKDKLLLLHCLVTIITGFVFFQFFTVLPIFYTDFLKLSSEYNSYSLIFYGILLFGFELQVVHFIKKKSIHPLNSILQGLVFLAIGNLFLSFASNYSFVIGALIFISLGVMLSFPFAPDFVLERAFKKQEGKFLSFFQMSYSVAHILSAKVSMFIIASYGFKWNFVNNIFVSLFGVLISYFLIRRVIEERKSKEKDIVKSIFG, from the coding sequence TTGGATGTTTGCATTAATGACTATAATTAATAGGATAGGAGCAATGGTAGTTCCTTTTTTATCTAAATATCTTAGGGAAGATTTAAAATTCGAATATTTGGAGATTGGTACAATTATGCTTTGTTTCGGTTTAGGATCCATAATTGGTACTATTTTAAGTGGCAGATTAACAAATAATTTTAGTACTTATAAAATAATGGTTTTTAGCATGTTTACAAGTGGTTTAATCTTGTTGTTTATGCGTTTTATAAAAGATTTTTATTTGTTGTGTTTTGTTGTGTTTTTGTATAATGTAATAGCTGATATGTTTAGACCAGCTATGACTGCTACAATAAAGGATTATGTAAAAAAGAAAAATAGAGTAAATGCTTTTTCTTTAGTTAGAACAGCTTCGAATTTAGCATTTGTTATTTCACCAGTAATAGCAGGATTTGTTATTTTGACTTTTGGCTATAAATATCTGTTTTTTATTGATGGACTATCTTCAATAATTGCAATATTGGTTTTTGTTTTATTTGTAAAAGAGAAAAAAGATTTATATAAAATTAAATTTACAAATTACAAGGAAGAAGAGTTTGCGTTTCTAAAGGATAAACTTTTGTTACTTCATTGTTTAGTTACTATAATTACAGGTTTCGTCTTCTTTCAATTTTTTACAGTTTTGCCTATTTTTTACACAGATTTTCTGAAGTTAAGTTCTGAATATAACTCGTATAGTCTAATTTTTTATGGAATTTTATTATTTGGTTTTGAACTTCAGGTAGTACATTTTATAAAGAAAAAAAGTATCCACCCGCTGAATTCTATTCTTCAAGGCTTAGTTTTTTTGGCAATTGGGAATTTGTTCTTAAGTTTTGCTTCAAATTATTCATTTGTTATAGGTGCTTTGATTTTTATTTCTTTAGGAGTTATGTTAAGCTTTCCTTTTGCTCCTGATTTTGTTTTGGAACGCGCTTTTAAGAAACAAGAAGGTAAGTTTTTATCTTTTTTTCAAATGAGTTATTCTGTTGCACACATTCTTAGTGCAAAAGTGAGTATGTTTATAATTGCGAGTTATGGCTTTAAATGGAACTTTGTAAATAATATTTTTGTCTCATTGTTTGGGGTGTTAATTTCTTACTTCCTAATTAGAAGAGTTATAGAAGAAAGAAAATCAAAGGAAAAAGATATTGTAAAATCAATTTTTGGTTAA
- a CDS encoding response regulator transcription factor → MINCLIADDHWIVRKGLVFAIEQGFDNFIFDEASTVDEVLEKLRINKYDIIFLDFFSPDLNVSTQIENIRKLAGDSKIVIFTSDLNYVDFFTVKDFVQGILSKQSSDNRIKGAIKFVLNNYKNFFLGLNQEMFQKINTLSDRELEVAILFSKGMGNKEIVWKLAIKETTVSTIRKRIFDKLDISNNVELANYFWRSVL, encoded by the coding sequence ATGATAAATTGTCTAATAGCAGATGATCATTGGATTGTTAGAAAGGGTTTAGTGTTCGCTATTGAACAAGGTTTTGATAATTTTATTTTTGACGAAGCTTCAACTGTAGACGAAGTTTTGGAGAAATTAAGAATAAATAAATATGATATTATTTTTCTTGATTTTTTTTCCCCTGATTTAAATGTTTCTACTCAAATAGAAAATATCAGAAAACTTGCAGGAGATTCAAAAATTGTAATTTTCACTTCAGATCTTAATTATGTAGATTTTTTTACGGTTAAAGATTTTGTACAAGGAATTTTATCTAAACAATCTAGTGATAACAGGATAAAGGGAGCGATTAAATTTGTTCTTAATAATTATAAAAATTTTTTTTTGGGTTTAAATCAAGAAATGTTTCAAAAAATAAATACTCTTTCGGATAGAGAACTTGAAGTTGCAATATTGTTTTCTAAAGGAATGGGTAATAAGGAAATTGTTTGGAAATTAGCTATTAAAGAAACTACTGTTTCAACTATACGAAAAAGAATTTTTGATAAATTGGATATTTCGAATAATGTTGAGTTAGCAAATTATTTTTGGAGAAGTGTTTTGTAA
- a CDS encoding GNAT family N-acetyltransferase, producing MDTKIVELQKESFHKIEGILLKSGLIFNEFIGGTADSIAALKHKFERNKVKIFVKLKGEEIVSFSVLLFQKGMKSKLHYDVTLAYLYVNPDYRGKYFGEKMLNFVIDFCVQTKAEELSLYTSDDNTSAINLYKKLGFFESKYLANYVSFKINLIDYRFKNLNQKKSHQ from the coding sequence TTGGATACTAAAATTGTAGAATTGCAAAAAGAGTCTTTTCATAAGATAGAAGGGATTTTGCTAAAATCAGGATTGATTTTTAATGAATTTATAGGTGGAACTGCTGATTCTATTGCTGCACTTAAACATAAATTTGAACGAAATAAAGTTAAGATTTTTGTAAAATTAAAAGGAGAAGAAATAGTGAGCTTTTCTGTCTTACTATTTCAAAAAGGTATGAAGTCTAAGTTGCATTATGATGTAACTTTGGCTTATTTGTATGTTAATCCGGATTACAGAGGAAAGTATTTTGGAGAGAAGATGTTAAATTTTGTGATTGATTTTTGTGTTCAAACAAAAGCTGAGGAACTTAGTTTATATACTTCTGACGATAATACATCGGCTATTAATCTTTATAAGAAATTAGGTTTTTTTGAAAGTAAGTATCTCGCAAATTACGTATCCTTTAAAATTAATTTAATTGATTATAGATTTAAGAATTTAAACCAAAAAAAAAGCCACCAATGA
- the frr gene encoding ribosome recycling factor, translated as MTEEINFILDSTKESMEGSIAHLEKEFLNIRAGKASPQMLGGVFVDYYGSQTPLSQVANINVPDARTITVTPWEKNMLQPIEKAIMIANIGFNPMNNGDNIIISVPPLTEERRKDLVKQAKSEAEDAKIGIRNARKDANTDIKKLEKDGTSEDICKTAEENVQKLTDAYIKKIDDHLAIKEAEIMKV; from the coding sequence ATGACTGAAGAAATTAATTTTATACTAGACAGCACTAAAGAATCTATGGAAGGTTCTATTGCTCACTTGGAAAAAGAATTTTTAAATATTCGTGCGGGTAAAGCATCTCCACAAATGTTAGGTGGTGTGTTTGTAGATTATTATGGCTCACAAACTCCTCTATCACAAGTTGCAAACATTAATGTTCCCGATGCTAGAACTATAACGGTGACACCTTGGGAAAAAAACATGTTACAACCTATTGAAAAAGCAATTATGATTGCCAATATTGGTTTTAACCCAATGAACAATGGTGATAACATTATTATTTCTGTACCACCATTAACTGAGGAGCGTCGTAAAGACTTAGTAAAACAAGCAAAATCTGAAGCCGAAGATGCAAAAATTGGTATTCGTAACGCACGCAAAGACGCAAATACAGACATCAAAAAATTAGAAAAAGATGGTACATCTGAAGATATTTGTAAAACAGCTGAAGAAAATGTTCAAAAATTAACAGATGCATATATCAAAAAAATTGATGACCATTTAGCTATCAAAGAAGCTGAAATAATGAAAGTTTAG
- the pyrH gene encoding UMP kinase, translated as MKYKRILLKLSGEALMGDRQYGIDPKRLGEYAEEIKQIHDLGVEIAIVIGGGNIFRGVAGASNGMDRVQGDYMGMLATVINGMALQGALEEKGMLTRLQTALKIEAIAEPYIKRRAVRHLEKNRIVIFGAGTGNPYFTTDTAAVLRGIEVDADVILKGTRVDGVYNADPEKNPDAVKFDYISFDDVLAKGLNVMDTTAFTLSQENKLPIIVFDMNKEGNLLRICKGENVGTVVNV; from the coding sequence ATGAAATACAAAAGAATACTCTTAAAATTAAGCGGCGAAGCACTTATGGGAGATCGTCAATATGGTATTGACCCTAAAAGATTAGGCGAATATGCCGAAGAAATTAAACAAATTCATGATTTAGGAGTAGAAATTGCAATTGTAATTGGTGGCGGAAATATTTTTAGAGGCGTTGCTGGAGCAAGTAATGGTATGGATCGTGTTCAAGGTGACTATATGGGAATGCTAGCCACTGTAATTAACGGCATGGCTTTACAAGGCGCATTAGAAGAAAAAGGAATGCTAACACGCTTACAAACAGCTTTAAAAATTGAAGCCATTGCAGAACCTTATATTAAACGTCGCGCTGTAAGACACCTAGAAAAGAATCGTATTGTAATATTTGGAGCTGGAACAGGAAATCCGTATTTTACAACTGATACTGCCGCAGTCTTAAGAGGTATTGAAGTTGATGCAGATGTAATTTTAAAAGGAACTCGTGTTGATGGTGTTTACAATGCCGATCCAGAGAAAAATCCAGACGCAGTAAAATTTGATTACATTTCTTTTGATGATGTATTAGCAAAAGGATTAAATGTAATGGACACAACAGCATTTACTTTGAGTCAAGAAAATAAATTACCAATTATTGTGTTTGACATGAACAAAGAAGGTAATTTATTAAGAATTTGTAAAGGAGAAAACGTAGGAACAGTAGTTAATGTATAA
- a CDS encoding PAS domain-containing protein has translation MNLELKRPTPIDEEVIWDKSKTIVSKTDLFGTIEYANDAFVEASGYHEFELVGQPHNLIRHPEMPQVVFKVLWDNIKKGHKFHGIVKNLSKSGRYYWVITDFDYVVDDDANIVKYIARRKAVPNGVVKKVEDLYRKLLQIEEVSGMAGSEKYLIGYLEELGLTYVQLITKLMVDDERETAELIEIANTQTEEEKEKESRGFFSRFFGK, from the coding sequence ATGAATTTAGAATTAAAACGACCTACTCCTATTGATGAAGAAGTGATTTGGGACAAATCCAAGACTATTGTAAGCAAAACTGATTTATTTGGTACTATTGAGTATGCTAATGATGCATTTGTAGAAGCTTCTGGTTATCATGAATTTGAACTTGTTGGACAGCCACATAATTTGATTAGACATCCTGAAATGCCTCAAGTTGTTTTTAAAGTATTATGGGATAACATAAAGAAAGGGCATAAGTTTCATGGTATTGTGAAAAATTTATCAAAATCTGGTAGATATTATTGGGTTATTACTGATTTTGATTATGTCGTTGATGATGATGCTAATATTGTAAAGTACATTGCTCGTAGGAAAGCTGTTCCTAATGGTGTTGTAAAAAAAGTTGAAGATTTGTACAGAAAGCTATTGCAAATAGAAGAAGTAAGTGGAATGGCAGGAAGTGAAAAGTACTTGATAGGATATTTAGAAGAATTAGGACTTACTTATGTTCAATTGATAACTAAACTCATGGTTGATGATGAGCGCGAAACAGCAGAATTAATTGAAATAGCAAATACACAAACCGAAGAAGAGAAGGAGAAAGAAAGTAGAGGTTTTTTTAGTCGTTTTTTTGGTAAATAG
- a CDS encoding MFS transporter: MNNIFFKNFSDFNKEIKIIALITLINRMGTVVVPFLSKYLKEDLNLTYSQVGWIMVSFGLGSLIGTFISGKLSDYFGAYKIMVFSLFTSGVVFIMLRYVKTFELLCLSVFFLTAIADMYRPAMMLTVNNYVNKDMRLQSLSLIRAATNLGLVVGPVLGAYLILNDGYDTLFLVDGITCILAIVLFAILVKERKYLYKLNLVNQKQDKLAPLKDLPFIFNWVIAMITGYLFFQVFSILPIYHKAAFKLTEFDSGMFLAFSGLLYILFEISVVNFVQKNKIGDLIAVMIGLLFIGFSYGLLFLIHQPWVFWVFMFLITFGNMLTFTFASGFVMKRSHKNHEGIFMSAFQMSYGFAHLISSKTGLTIIQNYDFDANWTFNMILAVVGAFSTYLVFLMVKKEKEEIKQKIAMTLFK; encoded by the coding sequence ATGAATAATATTTTTTTTAAAAACTTCAGTGATTTTAACAAGGAAATCAAAATAATAGCATTGATTACCTTGATTAATCGCATGGGGACAGTTGTAGTCCCTTTTTTGTCTAAATATTTAAAGGAAGATTTGAATTTGACTTATTCCCAAGTAGGTTGGATAATGGTTTCCTTTGGTTTAGGTTCTTTAATTGGAACTTTTATAAGTGGAAAGCTTTCAGATTATTTTGGTGCCTATAAAATAATGGTGTTTAGTTTGTTCACGAGCGGTGTTGTTTTTATCATGTTACGGTATGTGAAAACGTTTGAGCTTTTGTGTCTGTCTGTTTTCTTTTTGACAGCCATTGCTGATATGTATCGTCCTGCTATGATGTTGACAGTGAATAATTATGTAAATAAAGATATGCGATTGCAATCACTCTCTTTGATTAGAGCGGCCACTAATTTAGGTTTGGTTGTGGGACCAGTTCTAGGAGCATATCTTATTTTGAATGACGGTTATGATACTCTTTTTTTAGTAGATGGTATTACTTGTATTTTGGCTATTGTGCTTTTTGCTATTCTTGTTAAAGAAAGGAAGTATTTGTATAAATTGAATTTAGTTAACCAAAAGCAAGATAAATTAGCTCCGTTAAAAGATCTTCCTTTTATTTTTAATTGGGTAATTGCAATGATAACTGGTTATTTGTTTTTTCAGGTATTTTCAATTTTGCCTATTTATCACAAAGCAGCATTTAAATTGACAGAATTTGATAGTGGTATGTTTTTAGCATTTAGTGGATTGTTGTATATACTTTTTGAGATATCGGTGGTGAATTTTGTTCAAAAAAACAAAATAGGTGATCTTATTGCTGTTATGATAGGGCTACTGTTTATTGGTTTTTCATATGGATTACTGTTTTTAATACATCAACCTTGGGTTTTCTGGGTGTTTATGTTTCTAATTACATTCGGAAATATGCTGACCTTTACTTTTGCAAGTGGTTTTGTAATGAAACGCAGTCATAAAAATCACGAAGGTATATTTATGTCTGCATTCCAAATGAGTTACGGTTTTGCGCATTTGATTAGTTCTAAAACAGGATTAACAATCATTCAGAATTATGATTTTGACGCGAATTGGACTTTTAATATGATCCTAGCCGTAGTTGGTGCTTTTTCTACCTATTTGGTTTTTTTGATGGTGAAAAAAGAAAAAGAAGAGATAAAACAAAAAATCGCTATGACTTTATTTAAATGA
- a CDS encoding queuosine precursor transporter yields the protein MFQSKKDYVFVILAGIFITNAVVAELIGGKLIQIGPFVMSIGILPWPIVFLTTDLINEYFGQKGVRKLSFITAGLIAYAFLILFLAIVVPAAKGISPVNDEQFMAVFGQSMWIIVGSITAFLLSQLIDVMVFHYVKEKTGNKKIWLRATGSTVISQLIDSFIVLGIAFWLPGKINFETFISSALTGYTFKLSVAILLTPLIYLGHYLIRNFLNEEK from the coding sequence ATGTTCCAATCCAAAAAAGATTATGTTTTTGTCATTCTTGCAGGAATCTTTATAACTAACGCAGTTGTAGCCGAACTGATAGGAGGAAAATTAATTCAAATTGGCCCTTTTGTAATGAGTATAGGAATCCTGCCCTGGCCGATAGTTTTTTTAACTACAGATTTAATAAACGAATATTTTGGACAAAAAGGGGTTCGAAAATTATCCTTCATAACAGCGGGGTTAATTGCTTATGCTTTTTTAATATTATTTTTAGCCATTGTAGTTCCAGCTGCCAAAGGAATAAGTCCTGTTAATGATGAACAATTTATGGCTGTTTTTGGGCAAAGTATGTGGATTATTGTGGGAAGCATTACTGCTTTCTTGCTTTCGCAACTTATAGATGTAATGGTTTTTCATTATGTAAAAGAAAAAACAGGCAATAAAAAAATATGGCTAAGAGCAACAGGATCAACTGTAATATCACAGCTTATAGATTCATTTATTGTTTTAGGAATAGCATTTTGGCTACCAGGAAAAATAAATTTTGAAACTTTTATATCATCCGCTTTAACAGGCTATACGTTTAAATTAAGCGTTGCTATTTTATTAACCCCATTAATTTATTTAGGTCATTATTTGATAAGAAATTTTTTAAATGAAGAAAAATAA
- a CDS encoding M3 family metallopeptidase encodes MKKTLVNIIMGATLTIANAQDNPLLRDWVGVYGGVPAFNLYQISDFKPAFDVAIQERIKGLDEIANNSVKPTFENTIVELEKVGKRLKNVSVVYGIYGSNISTPEFNKLQSEMEPILADLTSQYYQNVKLYERIASVYQSEEMKSLSAEQQRLVWLYYKNFVKQGAQLSVADKQKVKEINARLSVLFTQFSDNLLADENDRYVALLKESDFDGLPDGIVRAAKAEAKERNLNVLGCIGNTRSFVDPFLTFSPNRELRKKVFEMFVKRGDNNDTHDTKKILSEILKLRAEKAKVLGFPTFAHWNLTDRMAKNPEATLELMESVWKPAVNQVHKDVAEMQKIVKTEGGKFKIAPWDYRYYAEKVRIAKYDLNQNEIKEYLQLDKLREGMFWVAGELFGLEFKPAANIPVFNPDVKVWEVTKKGSGQKVGLWYFDPYARKGKRSGAWMNAYRNQYKIDGDVLTIVSNNSNFIKGIDGQPVLISWDDANTLFHEFGHALHGLCSNVTYPSLSGTAVARDYVEFPSQILERWLSTPEVLNKFALHYKTNQPIPQALVDKIEKAATFNEGFSTVETISSSIIDMKLHLAGDQIIDPEKFEKETLAELNMPSEIVMRHRIPQFGHIFSSDGYAAGYYSYLWADVISADATEAFLEAKGGFYDKAVAKRLYDHVFSVGNTVDQAEGYRAFRGKDPKSDALMKARGFKK; translated from the coding sequence ATGAAAAAAACATTAGTAAATATTATTATGGGAGCAACATTAACAATTGCAAATGCTCAAGATAATCCTCTTTTGAGAGATTGGGTCGGCGTTTATGGAGGTGTTCCTGCATTCAATTTATATCAAATATCCGATTTTAAGCCAGCTTTTGATGTGGCTATTCAAGAGCGAATTAAAGGATTGGATGAAATTGCTAATAATTCGGTTAAACCTACATTTGAAAACACAATAGTAGAACTTGAGAAGGTTGGCAAAAGATTGAAAAACGTTTCGGTGGTGTACGGGATTTATGGTTCAAATATTAGTACTCCAGAATTCAATAAACTGCAATCAGAAATGGAGCCTATTTTGGCCGATTTAACTAGTCAGTATTATCAAAATGTAAAGTTGTATGAGCGTATTGCAAGTGTTTATCAGTCGGAAGAGATGAAAAGTTTATCTGCTGAACAACAACGGTTGGTTTGGCTGTATTATAAGAATTTTGTTAAACAAGGAGCTCAATTATCGGTTGCTGATAAACAAAAAGTAAAAGAAATTAATGCACGATTATCAGTTTTGTTTACTCAATTTAGTGATAATTTATTAGCTGATGAAAATGACCGTTATGTAGCTTTGCTGAAAGAATCTGATTTTGATGGCTTGCCAGATGGAATTGTCAGAGCCGCTAAAGCTGAAGCAAAAGAACGTAATTTAAATGTTCTTGGTTGTATTGGAAATACACGTTCGTTTGTGGATCCCTTCTTGACTTTTTCTCCTAATCGAGAGTTACGTAAAAAAGTATTCGAAATGTTCGTTAAACGCGGTGATAACAATGATACACACGATACGAAAAAGATTTTATCTGAGATTTTAAAATTACGTGCTGAGAAAGCTAAAGTTTTAGGATTTCCAACTTTTGCACATTGGAATTTGACAGATAGAATGGCTAAAAATCCTGAAGCAACTTTGGAGCTAATGGAGTCTGTTTGGAAACCTGCAGTGAATCAAGTGCATAAAGATGTTGCTGAGATGCAAAAAATTGTAAAAACAGAAGGAGGTAAATTTAAAATTGCTCCTTGGGATTATCGTTATTATGCAGAAAAAGTGCGCATAGCAAAGTATGATTTAAATCAAAATGAAATTAAAGAATATTTACAATTAGATAAGCTTCGAGAAGGAATGTTTTGGGTTGCTGGTGAATTGTTTGGTCTAGAATTTAAGCCTGCAGCAAATATTCCAGTTTTTAATCCCGATGTAAAAGTTTGGGAAGTAACTAAAAAAGGTAGTGGACAAAAAGTAGGGCTATGGTATTTTGATCCTTATGCGCGTAAAGGAAAACGTTCAGGTGCTTGGATGAATGCATATCGTAATCAGTATAAAATTGATGGAGATGTGTTAACTATTGTTTCTAATAATTCAAATTTTATCAAAGGCATTGATGGGCAACCAGTTTTAATTTCATGGGATGATGCAAATACATTGTTTCATGAATTCGGACATGCGTTGCATGGTTTGTGCTCAAATGTAACTTATCCTTCATTGTCTGGTACTGCTGTTGCACGGGATTATGTTGAGTTCCCGTCTCAAATTCTTGAGCGTTGGTTGTCAACTCCAGAGGTGTTGAACAAATTTGCATTACATTATAAAACTAATCAGCCAATTCCACAAGCTTTGGTTGACAAAATAGAAAAAGCGGCAACTTTTAATGAGGGTTTTTCAACAGTTGAAACTATTTCGAGTTCTATTATAGATATGAAATTGCACTTAGCTGGTGATCAAATAATTGATCCTGAAAAATTTGAAAAGGAAACTTTAGCAGAATTGAATATGCCCTCTGAAATAGTGATGCGTCATAGAATTCCTCAGTTTGGACATATATTTTCGAGTGATGGATATGCAGCAGGTTATTACAGTTATTTGTGGGCAGATGTGATTTCTGCTGATGCTACAGAAGCTTTTTTAGAAGCTAAAGGAGGTTTTTATGATAAGGCAGTTGCTAAACGGTTGTATGATCATGTATTTAGTGTAGGTAATACGGTAGATCAAGCAGAAGGTTATCGTGCTTTTAGAGGAAAAGATCCAAAATCTGATGCTTTGATGAAAGCAAGAGGATTTAAGAAATAG
- the tsf gene encoding translation elongation factor Ts, giving the protein MATITAADVNKLRQSTGAGMMDCKKALVEADGDFDKAIQILREKGQKVAANRSDRESSEGAAVSFINADNTKGAIITLNCETDFVGKNEAFVALAKDLVERAINFSSKEEFLASDFNGITVAEKLIEQTGVIGEKIEIGGFEILEGAFVGSYVHVNKIAALTAISAPIANADVLTKDISMQVASMGADTLSYKDFDPAFVASELAARIAIIEKENEEAKRLGKTLKNVPKYISYSQLTEEVLKQAEEDAKAELKAEGKPEQIWDKIIPGKIQRFISDNTTLDQEKALLDQNFIKDDSKKVGDYVKEFNVEITGFKRVTLG; this is encoded by the coding sequence ATGGCAACAATCACTGCTGCAGACGTAAATAAATTAAGACAATCTACAGGTGCCGGAATGATGGACTGTAAAAAAGCTTTAGTTGAAGCTGATGGAGATTTCGATAAAGCAATTCAAATCCTTAGAGAAAAAGGACAAAAAGTTGCTGCTAACCGTTCTGACCGTGAGTCTTCTGAAGGAGCTGCTGTTTCTTTTATCAATGCAGACAACACTAAAGGAGCTATCATCACTTTAAACTGTGAAACTGATTTCGTAGGTAAAAATGAAGCTTTCGTAGCTTTAGCCAAAGATTTAGTGGAAAGAGCGATCAACTTCTCTTCTAAAGAAGAATTTTTAGCTTCTGATTTCAACGGAATTACTGTTGCTGAAAAATTAATTGAGCAAACTGGTGTAATTGGTGAAAAAATCGAAATCGGTGGTTTTGAAATTTTAGAAGGTGCTTTCGTTGGATCTTACGTTCACGTTAACAAAATTGCTGCTTTAACTGCAATTTCTGCTCCAATTGCTAACGCTGATGTTTTAACTAAAGACATCTCTATGCAAGTTGCATCTATGGGTGCTGATACATTATCTTATAAAGATTTTGATCCTGCTTTTGTTGCTTCTGAACTTGCTGCTCGTATAGCTATAATTGAAAAAGAAAATGAAGAGGCAAAACGTTTAGGAAAAACGTTGAAAAATGTTCCTAAATATATTTCTTACTCTCAATTAACTGAAGAAGTTTTAAAACAAGCTGAAGAAGATGCTAAAGCTGAATTAAAAGCTGAAGGTAAACCAGAACAAATTTGGGATAAAATTATTCCTGGAAAAATTCAACGTTTTATCTCTGACAACACTACTTTAGATCAAGAAAAGGCTTTATTAGATCAAAACTTCATCAAAGATGATAGTAAAAAAGTTGGTGATTATGTTAAGGAGTTCAATGTTGAAATTACAGGTTTCAAAAGAGTTACTTTAGGGTAA
- the rpsB gene encoding 30S ribosomal protein S2: protein MANKIEVKDLLEAGVHFGHMTRKWDPNMAPYIYMERNGIHIINLYKTAAKIEEANEALKKIAASGRKVLFVATKKQAKDIVAEKAAAANMPYITERWPGGMLTNFVTIRKAVKKMASIDRMKKDGTFDTLSKKEKLQIDRLRAKLEKNLGSISDMSRLPAALFVVDIKAEHIAVKEAQKLNIPVFAMVDTNSDPRQVDYVIPANDDASKSIDKVLSLVTAAITEGLSNRTSEKEVEATEEAKVETTTAASEE from the coding sequence ATGGCAAATAAAATAGAAGTTAAAGACTTACTAGAAGCTGGTGTTCATTTCGGACACATGACTAGAAAATGGGATCCAAACATGGCTCCTTACATCTATATGGAGCGTAATGGTATTCACATTATCAATCTATATAAAACAGCAGCTAAAATCGAAGAAGCTAATGAAGCTTTAAAGAAAATCGCTGCTTCTGGTAGAAAAGTACTTTTCGTAGCTACCAAAAAACAAGCTAAAGACATCGTTGCTGAAAAAGCAGCGGCTGCAAACATGCCTTACATCACTGAAAGATGGCCTGGTGGTATGTTAACTAACTTCGTTACTATCCGTAAAGCTGTTAAAAAAATGGCTTCTATCGACAGAATGAAGAAAGACGGAACATTTGACACACTTTCTAAAAAAGAAAAATTACAAATCGATCGTTTACGTGCAAAATTAGAGAAAAACTTAGGTTCTATCTCTGATATGTCAAGATTACCAGCTGCATTATTTGTAGTTGATATCAAAGCTGAACACATCGCAGTAAAAGAAGCTCAAAAATTAAACATTCCTGTTTTTGCAATGGTTGATACTAACTCTGACCCACGTCAAGTTGACTATGTAATCCCTGCAAACGATGATGCTTCAAAATCAATTGACAAAGTATTATCATTAGTTACTGCTGCTATCACTGAAGGTTTATCAAACAGAACTTCAGAAAAAGAAGTAGAAGCTACTGAAGAAGCAAAAGTTGAAACTACAACTGCAGCTTCAGAAGAATAA
- the rpsI gene encoding 30S ribosomal protein S9: MGVIHKIGRRKCAVARVYVSEGTGNITVNKRAFNAYFPTATLQYKVLQPMSMTENVNNFDVKINVYGGGTTGQAEAVRMAIARAMCEVGEGNRAILKPEGLLTRDPRMVERKKFGQKKARKRFQFSKR, translated from the coding sequence ATGGGAGTTATTCACAAAATCGGTAGAAGAAAATGTGCCGTGGCACGTGTTTATGTATCTGAAGGTACAGGAAACATCACTGTAAACAAAAGAGCGTTCAACGCTTACTTCCCAACTGCAACGTTACAGTACAAAGTATTACAACCAATGTCTATGACAGAAAATGTAAACAACTTTGACGTAAAAATCAATGTATATGGTGGTGGTACTACTGGACAAGCTGAGGCTGTTCGTATGGCTATTGCTCGTGCAATGTGCGAAGTAGGAGAAGGAAACAGAGCAATCTTAAAACCTGAAGGATTATTAACGAGAGACCCTAGAATGGTTGAACGTAAAAAATTCGGTCAGAAAAAAGCTCGTAAGAGATTCCAATTCTCTAAACGTTAA